A genomic stretch from Nitrospiria bacterium includes:
- a CDS encoding (deoxy)nucleoside triphosphate pyrophosphohydrolase, giving the protein MAEKIIEVAAAVIIRDGRCLITQRLETSPHGGLWEFPGGKRHPDETLEDCLRRELKEELDITAGVDGEIKVIRHAYTAYTVRLHFYRCTIIGGTPRALGNQAYRWVPLSELSQFEFPEANRSLIRDLQNPDSALGG; this is encoded by the coding sequence GTGGCCGAAAAGATCATCGAGGTGGCGGCGGCCGTGATCATCCGGGACGGACGCTGCCTGATCACGCAACGCCTGGAGACGAGCCCGCACGGAGGGCTGTGGGAATTTCCGGGCGGCAAGCGCCATCCGGATGAAACTCTCGAGGACTGCCTCCGTCGCGAGTTGAAGGAAGAGCTGGACATTACGGCGGGGGTGGACGGGGAGATCAAGGTGATCCGGCATGCCTATACGGCCTACACCGTCCGCTTGCACTTCTACCGTTGCACGATCATCGGCGGGACGCCCCGAGCGCTGGGCAATCAGGCCTACCGATGGGTCCCCCTTTCGGAATTGTCGCAGTTTGAATTTCCCGAGGCGAACCGGTCCCTGATCCGGGACTTGCAGAATCCGGATTCAGCCCTGGGCGGATGA
- the def gene encoding peptide deformylase, producing MAVQKILQYPHPILKTRSEAVQTMDDRVGRIIKNLLDTLAASPGVAVAAPQIGEARRIIVCDVSRKAKIKHHGRIVLINPVIRRREGRKIVREGCLSVPDYTGNVSRFETVWVEGLDPLGRPVSLMAEGLEALALQHEVDHLDGLLFLDRIASLSTDLFRRKTY from the coding sequence ATGGCCGTCCAGAAAATCCTTCAATATCCCCATCCGATTTTGAAAACCCGCTCCGAGGCGGTTCAGACGATGGACGACCGGGTCGGCCGGATCATCAAAAATCTTCTCGACACGCTGGCGGCCTCGCCCGGCGTCGCCGTCGCCGCGCCCCAGATCGGCGAGGCCCGCCGGATCATCGTCTGCGATGTCTCGAGGAAAGCGAAGATCAAACATCACGGACGGATCGTCCTGATCAACCCGGTCATTCGACGACGGGAAGGAAGAAAGATCGTCCGCGAGGGCTGTTTGAGCGTCCCGGACTATACCGGAAACGTGAGCCGGTTCGAGACGGTCTGGGTGGAAGGGCTGGACCCGCTCGGACGGCCGGTGAGTCTTATGGCCGAAGGCCTGGAGGCGCTGGCCCTCCAACACGAGGTGGATCACCTGGACGGTTTACTGTTCCTGGACCGGATCGCCTCGCTCAGCACCGATCTCTTTAGACGAAAAACGTATTAA
- a CDS encoding ACT domain-containing protein, producing MKRFAIITAAGPDRPGIVAGITRVLYETGCNIEDTSMTLLRGEFAMMLIVRLPRRLDAGAIEARFKMVRDALALSLLVKPLSAKEARRDPRPGGRPYILSVYGSDRPGIVYRVTHLLAARGINITDMNTRVVGPAGRPIYVMVLEVDIPGKVRIEGLKAALRRLKKAVKVDVTLHPVESAQL from the coding sequence ATGAAACGATTCGCCATCATCACCGCCGCCGGCCCGGACCGGCCCGGGATCGTCGCCGGAATCACGCGCGTTCTCTACGAGACGGGCTGCAACATCGAAGACACCAGCATGACCCTCCTCCGGGGTGAGTTCGCGATGATGTTGATCGTTCGACTGCCCCGGCGTTTGGACGCCGGGGCCATCGAGGCCCGGTTCAAAATGGTCCGGGACGCCCTCGCCCTCTCCCTCCTGGTCAAGCCGCTTTCGGCGAAGGAGGCCCGCCGGGATCCGAGGCCGGGCGGACGCCCGTATATTCTTTCGGTCTATGGGTCCGATCGGCCCGGGATCGTCTACCGCGTCACGCACCTTCTCGCCGCGCGCGGTATCAACATCACCGATATGAATACGCGCGTGGTCGGTCCGGCCGGCCGGCCGATTTACGTCATGGTCCTGGAGGTCGATATCCCCGGGAAGGTTCGAATCGAGGGCTTGAAGGCCGCGCTTCGGAGGTTAAAGAAGGCGGTGAAGGTGGACGTCACCCTCCATCCGGTCGAGTCGGCTCAGCTCTGA
- a CDS encoding transglutaminase-like domain-containing protein, whose product MNPGFDQQLNAIFTLLSDRDEKTVDLVRQTLIDIGPDVVPSLERAKTDAAPHVRGQIQTVVEQIRQNDLEDRFREYAGGEDADLDLEDGALLIAEFRYPGLNRADSHLELDRIADEISGRLPRKNRAEEIIQRINRHLFTELGFHGNTQDYYNPDNSYLNRVLERRTGIPISLSVVYLLVAERLSLPIAGIGLPGHFMLKYEREDGGLFLDAFHQGRILTRDECIRFLLNSGHDVQSSHFAPATARDILTRMLRNLVYAYSQLKDKEKAHRLTRLLHILQSSAQG is encoded by the coding sequence ATGAATCCGGGCTTTGATCAACAACTCAACGCCATCTTCACCCTCCTGTCGGACCGGGATGAAAAAACGGTCGACCTCGTCCGGCAGACCTTGATCGATATCGGACCCGACGTGGTCCCCTCCCTGGAGCGGGCCAAGACCGATGCCGCTCCCCACGTCCGCGGACAGATTCAGACCGTGGTGGAACAGATCCGCCAGAATGACCTGGAGGACCGTTTCCGGGAGTACGCAGGCGGCGAGGACGCCGACCTGGATCTGGAAGACGGCGCCCTCCTGATCGCGGAGTTCCGCTATCCGGGTCTCAATCGGGCCGACAGCCATCTGGAACTGGATCGGATCGCGGACGAGATATCCGGTCGCCTCCCCCGAAAGAACCGCGCCGAGGAAATCATCCAGCGGATCAACCGCCATCTTTTCACGGAGCTGGGTTTCCACGGAAACACCCAGGACTATTACAATCCCGACAACAGTTATCTCAACCGGGTTCTGGAACGTCGTACCGGGATCCCCATCAGTCTTTCCGTCGTCTACCTGCTCGTCGCAGAGCGCTTGAGTCTTCCGATCGCCGGAATCGGGTTGCCCGGCCATTTCATGTTGAAATACGAACGGGAGGACGGCGGTCTGTTTCTGGATGCCTTCCACCAGGGGCGGATATTGACGCGCGACGAATGCATCCGGTTTCTGCTGAACTCCGGGCACGACGTCCAGTCGAGTCACTTCGCTCCCGCGACCGCTCGGGACATTCTCACCCGCATGTTGCGCAACTTGGTTTACGCCTACAGCCAGCTCAAGGACAAGGAAAAAGCCCACCGCCTGACCCGTCTCCTCCATATCCTCCAATCATCCGCCCAGGGCTGA